A single region of the Actinoplanes sp. SE50/110 genome encodes:
- a CDS encoding LLM class flavin-dependent oxidoreductase, with amino-acid sequence MTVPRRLHLNAFLMSVGHHEAAWRLPETDPHADIDVEHFKNLARIAERGKLDSVFLADGPVLWNQVGRRPSGVLEPTVLLTALAGATERIGLIATASTTYNEPYNLARRFASLDIISGGRAGWNIVTTADLDAARNFNLDHLPAHRERYERAAEFVDVSLKLWDSWADDAVLADKENGVWGDADKIYPAAHEGHFYKVAGALNVPRSAQGHPVLVQAGSSESGRTFAAKYAEAVFTAHQTLADAQEFYDDLKRRAAEFGRDPDHIKILPGIVPVIAATSAEAQAKEAELNRLIKPEYALPQLAGLLGVPVASLRLDEQLPAELPDEDEIEGAKSRRTLVVNLGRRENLTVREIIARMGGGRGHLTFAGTAVEVADEIEHWFASGAADGFNIMPPVLPSSLSDFVEQVVPILQDRGLFRTEYTGRTLREHYGLPRPVNRNAAHPVLI; translated from the coding sequence ATGACCGTCCCGCGCAGACTCCACCTCAACGCGTTCCTGATGAGCGTCGGCCACCACGAGGCCGCCTGGCGCCTCCCGGAAACCGACCCGCACGCCGACATCGACGTCGAGCACTTCAAGAACCTGGCCCGGATCGCCGAACGCGGCAAACTCGACTCGGTCTTCCTCGCCGACGGCCCCGTCCTGTGGAACCAGGTCGGCCGCCGCCCCTCCGGCGTCCTGGAACCCACCGTCCTGCTCACCGCGCTCGCCGGCGCCACCGAGCGGATCGGGCTCATCGCCACCGCGTCCACCACGTACAACGAGCCGTACAACCTGGCCCGGCGCTTCGCCTCCCTGGACATCATCAGCGGTGGCCGGGCCGGCTGGAACATCGTCACCACCGCCGACCTCGACGCGGCCCGCAACTTCAACCTCGACCACCTGCCCGCCCACCGGGAGCGGTACGAGCGCGCCGCCGAATTCGTGGACGTGTCCCTGAAACTGTGGGACTCGTGGGCCGACGACGCGGTGCTCGCCGACAAGGAGAACGGGGTCTGGGGCGACGCCGACAAGATCTACCCGGCGGCGCACGAGGGCCACTTCTACAAGGTGGCCGGGGCGCTCAACGTGCCGCGGTCCGCGCAGGGACACCCGGTGCTGGTCCAGGCCGGATCGTCGGAGAGCGGGCGCACCTTCGCCGCGAAGTACGCCGAAGCGGTGTTCACCGCGCACCAGACCCTCGCCGACGCCCAGGAGTTCTACGACGACCTCAAGCGCCGCGCCGCCGAATTCGGCCGCGACCCGGACCACATCAAGATCCTCCCGGGCATCGTCCCGGTCATCGCGGCCACCTCGGCCGAGGCGCAGGCCAAAGAGGCCGAACTGAACCGCCTGATCAAGCCGGAATACGCGCTGCCGCAACTCGCCGGCCTGCTCGGGGTGCCGGTCGCAAGCCTGCGGCTCGACGAACAACTGCCCGCCGAACTGCCCGACGAGGACGAGATCGAAGGCGCCAAGAGCCGGCGGACGCTGGTCGTCAACCTGGGACGCCGGGAGAACCTGACGGTTCGCGAGATCATCGCGCGGATGGGCGGGGGACGCGGACACCTGACCTTCGCGGGGACCGCGGTGGAAGTCGCCGACGAGATCGAACACTGGTTCGCCTCCGGGGCCGCGGACGGCTTCAACATCATGCCGCCGGTGCTGCCCTCGTCGCTCAGTGACTTCGTCGAGCAGGTGGTGCCGATCCTGCAGGACCGCGGGCTGTTCCGGACCGAATACACGGGGCGGACGCTGCGCGAACACTACGGGCTGCCGCGCCCGGTCAACCGCAACGCCGCGCACCCGGTGTTGATCTGA
- a CDS encoding ABC transporter permease codes for MSSSTLIFPSAATSAVTAPPVGRRVVRLLSSVVTRTAAIVVLALIWEISPRLGLVDRTFLPPLSEVLVAWWDLVKSGELLEHTEASLTRSLAGFGLAIVISIPLGLLIGWYKPVANLLTPLLEVFRNTAALAILPVFVLILGLGETSKIAIIVYACAWPILLNTVSGVRTVDPLLIKSARSLGLGPARLFQKVILPAAVPTIFTGIRLAGAYSILILIAAEMVGAKAGLGYLINYAQYNFAVPDMYAGIITISGIGLIVNQILILIERRFSTWRTS; via the coding sequence GTGTCTAGCTCCACCCTCATCTTCCCGTCTGCCGCGACCTCGGCGGTCACCGCGCCGCCGGTCGGCCGGCGGGTGGTGCGGCTGCTGTCCAGCGTGGTCACGCGTACCGCCGCCATCGTCGTTCTCGCCCTGATCTGGGAGATCTCTCCCCGGCTGGGCCTGGTCGACCGGACGTTCCTGCCGCCGCTCTCCGAGGTCTTGGTCGCCTGGTGGGACCTGGTCAAATCGGGCGAACTGCTGGAGCACACGGAGGCCAGCCTCACCCGCTCGCTGGCCGGATTCGGTCTGGCGATCGTCATCTCGATCCCGCTGGGACTGCTGATCGGCTGGTACAAACCGGTCGCCAACCTGCTGACCCCGCTGCTCGAAGTCTTCCGCAACACCGCCGCCCTGGCGATCCTGCCGGTCTTCGTGCTGATCCTCGGCCTCGGCGAAACCTCCAAGATCGCGATCATCGTGTACGCGTGCGCCTGGCCGATCCTGCTCAACACCGTCAGCGGCGTCCGCACCGTCGACCCGCTGCTGATCAAATCGGCCCGGTCGCTCGGCCTCGGCCCGGCCCGTCTATTCCAGAAGGTGATCCTGCCGGCCGCGGTGCCCACCATCTTCACCGGGATCCGACTGGCCGGCGCCTACTCGATCCTCATTCTGATCGCCGCGGAAATGGTCGGCGCCAAAGCCGGACTCGGCTACCTCATCAACTACGCGCAATACAACTTCGCGGTACCCGACATGTACGCCGGAATCATCACCATCTCCGGCATCGGCCTGATCGTGAACCAGATCCTCATCCTCATCGAGCGCCGCTTCTCCACCTGGCGCACGTCCTAA
- a CDS encoding STM4015 family protein, with amino-acid sequence MSFFANAETFAGQVVADYPGGRPDATAWSVAWHDDEMDQEGVLSDGFRDMFEGFVADRGATTETLVIGAWGYAAFRPAPIRQLVDAAPRLPRLRALFLGDITGDECEVSWMKVGDVSPLLTAFPALRALQVRGGEDFRFSPVRNDSLRRLVVESGGLGSAFTTAVLASSFPELTDLELWLGTSEYGGDTSLADLRPLLDGTLFPRLRRLGLRNAESADEIAVALAQAPVVARLESLDLSMGTLGDTGATALLAGQPLTHLRRLDLRHHYMSAEVAAAVVGALPGVEVDIDDPQEDDVFDDVAYRYTAVSE; translated from the coding sequence ATGTCGTTCTTCGCGAACGCCGAGACCTTCGCCGGCCAGGTCGTCGCCGACTACCCGGGCGGCCGACCGGACGCCACCGCCTGGTCCGTCGCCTGGCACGACGACGAGATGGACCAGGAGGGCGTGCTCTCCGACGGCTTCCGCGACATGTTCGAGGGCTTCGTCGCCGACCGGGGCGCCACCACCGAGACGCTGGTCATCGGCGCCTGGGGCTATGCGGCGTTCCGCCCGGCCCCGATCCGGCAGCTGGTCGACGCCGCCCCGCGCCTGCCCCGGCTGCGCGCGCTGTTCCTCGGCGACATCACCGGCGACGAGTGCGAGGTCTCCTGGATGAAGGTGGGCGACGTCAGCCCGCTGCTCACCGCGTTCCCCGCGCTGCGGGCCCTGCAGGTGCGCGGCGGTGAGGACTTCCGGTTCTCCCCGGTGCGCAACGACAGCCTGCGCCGCCTGGTCGTGGAGAGCGGCGGCCTGGGCTCCGCCTTCACCACCGCCGTGCTCGCCTCCTCGTTCCCCGAGCTCACCGACCTGGAGCTGTGGTTGGGCACCAGCGAGTACGGCGGTGACACCAGCCTCGCCGACCTGCGCCCGCTGCTCGACGGCACGCTGTTCCCGCGGCTGCGCCGGCTCGGGCTGCGCAACGCCGAGTCCGCCGACGAGATCGCGGTCGCGCTCGCCCAGGCGCCGGTCGTCGCCCGGCTGGAGTCGCTCGACCTGTCGATGGGCACGCTCGGCGACACCGGCGCCACCGCGCTGCTGGCCGGCCAGCCGCTCACCCATCTGCGCCGGCTCGACCTGCGCCACCACTACATGTCCGCGGAGGTCGCCGCCGCCGTGGTCGGCGCCCTGCCCGGCGTCGAGGTGGACATCGACGACCCGCAGGAGGACGACGTCTTCGACGACGTCGCCTACCGGTACACCGCGGTCTCGGAGTGA
- a CDS encoding STM4013/SEN3800 family hydrolase, giving the protein MRTLIGSHDILMVTLDTLRYDVAAELAATGRTPHLSRVLPGGRWERRQSPASFTYAAHHAFFAGFLPTPGPRLFAAAFPGSASTGPDTWVFDVPDLPTALARHGYHTLCLGGVGFFNRRTALGSVLPGLFTEAHWEPSFGVTAPDCLGAQLDRLAISLAAVPPGQPVFTFLNVAAMHQPNRHYAGLAEDTVVSHGAALEYVDGLLPRLFALVRGRGRPVFTILCSDHGTAYGEDGHTGHRIGHEVVWTVPYADFTLPAAS; this is encoded by the coding sequence ATGCGCACCCTGATCGGCAGCCACGACATCCTGATGGTCACCCTGGACACGCTGCGCTACGACGTGGCCGCCGAGCTGGCCGCGACCGGGCGCACCCCGCACCTGTCCCGGGTGCTGCCCGGCGGCCGATGGGAACGGCGCCAGTCGCCGGCGAGCTTCACCTACGCCGCGCACCACGCGTTCTTCGCCGGTTTCCTGCCCACCCCCGGGCCCCGACTCTTCGCGGCCGCCTTCCCCGGCAGCGCGAGCACCGGGCCGGACACCTGGGTCTTCGACGTGCCCGACCTGCCCACCGCGCTCGCCCGGCACGGCTATCACACGCTCTGCCTGGGCGGCGTCGGCTTCTTCAACCGGCGCACCGCACTCGGCTCGGTGCTGCCCGGGCTGTTCACCGAGGCGCACTGGGAGCCGTCGTTCGGGGTGACCGCTCCCGACTGCCTCGGCGCTCAGCTCGACCGGCTCGCGATCTCGCTGGCCGCGGTCCCGCCCGGGCAGCCGGTCTTCACGTTCCTCAACGTCGCCGCGATGCACCAACCGAACCGGCACTACGCCGGGCTCGCGGAGGACACCGTGGTCAGCCACGGTGCCGCGCTCGAATACGTCGACGGGCTGCTGCCCCGGCTGTTCGCGCTGGTGCGGGGACGCGGACGGCCGGTGTTCACCATCCTCTGCTCCGACCACGGCACGGCGTACGGCGAGGACGGCCACACCGGTCACCGCATCGGTCACGAGGTGGTGTGGACGGTGCCGTACGCGGACTTCACCCTCCCGGCGGCGTCATGA
- a CDS encoding STM4012 family radical SAM protein produces MIDGSPYQGYLYAYPHKTSYRPLDPRPALADVWRDEPRDALFLYVHVPFCEMRCGFCNLFTRTGAPAEQVTAYLRQLRHQASRVALDGAVFARAAIGGGTPTYLEADELAALFDICTTVMGARLPGIPLSVETSPATATPDRLAVLTGYGTTRVSIGVQSFLDAEAHAAGRPQRRADVERALAAIRDARVPVLNLDLIYGIDGQTADTWRQSLDAALAWRPEEIFLYPLYVRPLTGLGRRAATRDDWDAQRLALYRQGRDTLLAAGYRQESMRQFRLPAAADDGPDYSCQDDGMIGLGCGARSYTRDLHYSFDYAVSVTEVRAVLDDYLSRPPADFAYAEVGFALSPAEQRRRWLIKSLLRADGVDISAYRRRFGADPVADFPQLAVLSDTGLTHPGTLRLTPAGLERSDAIGPWLTSAQVRTAMAGYHLR; encoded by the coding sequence ATGATCGACGGCTCGCCCTACCAGGGCTACCTGTACGCGTATCCGCACAAGACGTCGTACCGCCCGCTCGACCCGCGCCCCGCGCTCGCCGACGTCTGGCGCGACGAGCCGCGCGACGCCCTCTTCCTCTACGTGCACGTGCCGTTCTGCGAGATGCGCTGCGGCTTCTGCAACCTGTTCACCCGCACCGGCGCCCCCGCCGAGCAGGTCACCGCGTATCTGCGGCAGCTGCGCCACCAGGCGTCCCGGGTCGCGCTCGACGGCGCCGTGTTCGCCCGCGCCGCGATCGGCGGTGGCACCCCGACCTATCTGGAGGCGGACGAGCTCGCCGCGCTCTTCGACATCTGCACCACGGTGATGGGCGCCCGGCTGCCCGGCATCCCGCTGTCGGTGGAGACGTCACCGGCCACCGCCACCCCCGACCGTCTGGCGGTGCTCACCGGGTACGGCACCACCCGGGTCAGCATCGGTGTGCAGAGCTTCCTGGACGCCGAGGCCCACGCGGCCGGCCGCCCGCAACGCCGCGCCGACGTCGAACGCGCCCTCGCCGCGATCCGCGACGCCCGGGTCCCGGTCCTCAACCTGGACCTGATCTACGGCATCGACGGCCAGACCGCCGACACGTGGCGGCAGAGTTTGGACGCGGCGCTCGCCTGGCGCCCCGAGGAGATCTTCCTCTATCCGCTCTACGTCCGCCCGCTGACCGGCCTGGGCCGGCGCGCGGCCACCCGCGACGACTGGGACGCCCAGCGGCTGGCCCTCTACCGCCAGGGCCGCGACACACTCCTCGCGGCCGGCTACCGGCAGGAGTCGATGCGGCAGTTCCGCCTCCCGGCCGCCGCCGACGACGGCCCCGACTACTCCTGCCAGGACGACGGCATGATCGGCCTCGGCTGCGGCGCCCGCTCCTACACCCGCGACCTGCATTACTCGTTCGACTACGCGGTCTCGGTCACCGAGGTCCGCGCGGTCCTCGATGACTACCTGTCCCGTCCACCCGCCGACTTCGCCTACGCCGAGGTCGGCTTCGCCCTCTCCCCCGCCGAGCAACGCCGCCGTTGGCTGATCAAATCCCTGCTCCGCGCCGACGGCGTCGACATCTCCGCCTACCGTCGACGCTTCGGCGCCGACCCGGTCGCCGACTTCCCCCAGCTCGCTGTCCTGTCCGACACCGGCCTCACCCACCCCGGCACCCTCCGTCTCACCCCGGCCGGCCTGGAACGCTCCGACGCCATCGGCCCATGGCTCACCTCAGCCCAGGTCCGCACCGCCATGGCCGGATACCACCTCCGATGA
- a CDS encoding TauD/TfdA family dioxygenase: MSIDITRIGGRIGASITGIDLKQPVAQDDARAIHEALVAHKVLVFRDQHLDDEQHQRFAALFGDLTLAHPTVPSVDGQANVLEVAGGPGARANAWHTDVTFVVAPPKATTLRSLVIPEHGGDTLFANTAAAYADLPEHLRVLADRLWAEHSNEYDYAEHPQFRSTEVEKYHEVFVSTRYRTAHPVVRVNPDSGVPNLFIGNFVTGIIGLSRTEARDILRLLQHYVTRPENTLRHKWQVGDLVVWDNRSTQHYAADDYGDLARKLHRVTVAGDVPVGVDGTKSYILEGDEATHYTPKVQ; encoded by the coding sequence ATGAGCATCGACATCACCCGGATCGGTGGCCGGATCGGCGCCTCGATCACCGGCATCGACCTGAAGCAGCCGGTCGCCCAGGACGACGCCCGCGCCATCCACGAGGCCCTCGTCGCGCACAAGGTCCTGGTCTTCCGCGACCAGCACCTCGACGACGAGCAGCACCAGCGCTTCGCCGCCCTGTTCGGCGACCTGACCCTGGCCCACCCGACCGTCCCGTCCGTCGACGGCCAGGCCAACGTCCTCGAAGTCGCCGGCGGCCCCGGTGCCCGCGCCAACGCCTGGCACACCGACGTCACCTTCGTCGTCGCCCCGCCCAAGGCCACCACGCTGCGCAGCCTCGTCATCCCGGAACACGGCGGCGACACGCTGTTCGCCAACACCGCCGCCGCCTACGCCGACCTGCCCGAACACCTGCGCGTACTGGCCGACCGGCTGTGGGCCGAACACTCCAACGAGTACGACTACGCCGAGCACCCGCAGTTCCGCTCCACCGAGGTGGAGAAGTACCACGAGGTGTTCGTCTCCACCCGGTACCGCACCGCCCACCCGGTCGTGCGGGTCAACCCCGACTCGGGCGTGCCGAACCTGTTCATCGGCAACTTCGTCACCGGCATCATCGGCCTGTCCCGCACCGAGGCCCGCGACATCCTGCGCCTGCTGCAGCACTACGTGACCCGCCCGGAGAACACGCTGCGCCACAAGTGGCAGGTCGGCGACCTGGTCGTCTGGGACAACCGGAGCACCCAGCACTACGCCGCCGACGACTACGGCGACCTCGCCCGCAAACTGCACCGGGTCACCGTCGCCGGCGACGTGCCGGTCGGCGTCGACGGCACCAAGAGCTACATCCTCGAAGGCGACGAGGCCACCCACTACACGCCGAAGGTGCAGTGA
- a CDS encoding STM4011 family radical SAM protein — protein sequence MAAGSAPVTLLPLPTVRRPAEPAGDLAPLPPTLTVLYRGPLASCNYDCPYCPFAKHHDPPALLRRDRTALERFTAWAAATTETRLSILFTPWGEALTRSWYRDTMITLSHLPHVDRVAIQTNLAARPDWLTAAKPDALALWTTYHPGQVTRARFLSRCTSLLRLGIRFSVGIVGFPEHLTEARALRAALPPEIYLWVNAAEGKHYTPDEEADWTAIDPLFGYSVRPHASLNQPCHTGESVISVLGDGTVRRCHFITTPIGNLYDNSWRAALRPRPCTTTICDCHIGYVHLKPLDLHTTFAGGLLERIPATWPAAPTTNNAGHPRRPN from the coding sequence GTGGCGGCCGGTTCCGCGCCGGTCACTCTGCTGCCGCTGCCCACCGTGCGACGACCGGCGGAGCCGGCCGGGGATCTCGCGCCGTTGCCGCCAACCCTGACCGTGCTCTACCGCGGGCCGCTGGCCAGCTGCAACTACGACTGCCCGTACTGCCCTTTCGCCAAGCACCACGACCCACCGGCCCTGCTGCGTCGGGACCGCACCGCCCTGGAACGTTTCACAGCCTGGGCCGCCGCCACCACCGAGACCCGCCTGTCGATCCTGTTCACCCCGTGGGGCGAGGCGCTGACCCGTAGCTGGTACCGGGACACGATGATCACCCTCTCCCACCTGCCGCACGTCGACCGAGTGGCGATCCAGACCAATCTGGCCGCCCGCCCCGACTGGCTGACCGCCGCCAAGCCCGATGCCCTGGCCCTCTGGACCACCTACCACCCCGGCCAGGTAACCCGCGCCCGCTTCCTGTCCCGCTGCACCAGCCTGCTGCGCCTGGGTATCCGCTTCTCGGTCGGCATAGTGGGATTCCCGGAGCACCTCACCGAGGCCCGAGCCTTGAGAGCCGCTCTCCCCCCGGAGATCTACCTGTGGGTGAACGCGGCCGAGGGAAAGCACTACACCCCGGACGAGGAGGCCGACTGGACGGCGATTGACCCGCTCTTCGGCTACAGCGTCCGCCCCCACGCCTCCCTGAACCAACCCTGCCACACCGGCGAATCCGTCATCTCGGTCCTGGGCGACGGCACCGTCCGCCGCTGCCACTTCATCACAACCCCGATCGGCAACCTGTACGACAATTCCTGGCGCGCCGCCCTCCGCCCCCGCCCCTGCACCACCACGATCTGCGACTGCCACATCGGCTACGTCCATTTGAAGCCCTTGGACCTGCACACCACCTTCGCCGGCGGCCTCCTGGAACGCATCCCCGCCACCTGGCCCGCCGCCCCGACAACAAACAACGCCGGGCACCCCCGCCGCCCGAACTAG
- a CDS encoding CBS domain-containing protein: MRISDILRVKGTGVVTVPPDLSVEGLIAKLAHHRIGAAIVSRDGTAVAGIVSERDIVRALASHGPSVLTDPVSSIQTTQVRTVSPDAQLEDVERLMTDNRFRHVPVVQNGHLTGIVSIGDVVKNRIDELETERTTLADYITGDRT; this comes from the coding sequence ATGCGGATCAGTGACATCCTGCGCGTCAAAGGCACCGGAGTAGTGACAGTCCCACCCGACCTCTCCGTGGAGGGCTTGATCGCCAAGCTGGCCCACCACAGGATCGGCGCCGCGATCGTCTCCCGGGACGGCACCGCGGTAGCCGGCATCGTCAGCGAACGAGACATAGTCCGGGCCTTGGCCAGCCACGGCCCGTCAGTCCTGACCGACCCGGTCAGCTCCATCCAGACCACCCAGGTCCGAACCGTCTCCCCGGACGCCCAACTGGAGGATGTCGAACGCCTGATGACCGACAACCGTTTCCGCCACGTCCCGGTCGTCCAGAACGGGCACCTAACCGGAATAGTCTCCATCGGCGACGTGGTCAAAAATCGAATCGACGAGCTCGAAACCGAACGCACCACCCTCGCCGATTACATAACCGGCGATCGGACCTGA
- a CDS encoding ABC transporter ATP-binding protein, with amino-acid sequence MTAKIVFENVGKTFRARGTTVTALQDINLQVQDGEFLVIVGPSGCGKSTLLDLLGGLAEPTSGRILVDGKPVTGPGLDRGVVFQQYALLPWRTAQGNVEFGLEAKNVPRRERASRAREYLDLVGLTGFHDRYPHELSGGMKQRVAIARSLAFDPDVLLMDEPFAALDAQTRDGLQDELLKIWEKTGKTVVFITHGIEEAVYLGQRVAVLTSRPGRIKDVVEVPIQARSATEDLRSDPQFAHYRHEIWSLLRDEVSKARTEELEATRV; translated from the coding sequence ATGACCGCGAAAATCGTCTTCGAGAACGTCGGCAAGACCTTCCGGGCCCGCGGCACCACGGTCACCGCGCTGCAGGACATCAACCTCCAGGTCCAGGACGGCGAATTCCTGGTCATCGTCGGCCCCAGCGGCTGCGGCAAATCCACCCTGCTCGACCTGCTCGGCGGCCTCGCCGAACCGACCAGCGGCCGGATCCTGGTCGACGGCAAGCCGGTCACCGGCCCCGGCCTGGACCGCGGCGTGGTGTTCCAGCAGTACGCGCTGCTGCCGTGGCGGACCGCCCAGGGCAACGTCGAATTCGGACTCGAGGCCAAGAACGTGCCGCGCAGGGAGCGCGCGTCCCGGGCCCGCGAATACCTCGACCTGGTCGGCCTGACCGGCTTCCACGACCGCTACCCGCACGAGCTCTCCGGCGGCATGAAGCAGCGCGTCGCGATCGCCCGCAGCCTCGCCTTCGACCCCGACGTGCTGCTCATGGACGAGCCGTTCGCCGCCCTCGACGCGCAGACCCGCGACGGCCTGCAGGACGAGTTGCTCAAGATCTGGGAGAAGACCGGCAAGACCGTCGTGTTCATCACCCACGGCATCGAGGAAGCGGTCTACCTCGGTCAGCGCGTCGCCGTGCTCACCTCCCGGCCGGGCCGGATCAAGGACGTCGTCGAGGTGCCGATCCAGGCCCGCTCGGCCACCGAGGACCTGCGCTCGGACCCGCAGTTCGCGCACTACCGCCACGAGATCTGGAGCCTGCTGCGCGACGAGGTCAGCAAGGCCCGCACCGAGGAACTGGAGGCCACCCGTGTCTAG
- a CDS encoding ABC transporter substrate-binding protein, which produces MTTRRNALAGLLGGAFLTATGVAACGSSGGSASGSQVKELRYQGNVGQVTLPELAADLGYLGDVKLKWIGNTISGPQDIQAATTGDVDFGGAFNGAIVKLAANGAPITAVIGYYGVDKDTYTGYYVLDGSPIKTARDLIGKKIGVNTLGAHHEAVIKTYLAKNNLTDAEIKQVELIVVPPVNTEQSVRQSQIDAGALGGVLRDKALTRGGIHPLFTDFELLGKFTAGSYIFRNDFLKKNPDTVKTFVTGVGKAIEWARSTPKDQVIAKFQEIVGKRGRNEDNSALQFFKSYGVAGTAGAITDTEFQTWIDWLSRAGELKKSIKPADIYTNRYNGNAGGAA; this is translated from the coding sequence ATGACAACTCGCCGTAACGCACTCGCCGGCCTGCTCGGCGGCGCCTTTCTGACCGCCACCGGAGTCGCGGCATGCGGTTCGAGCGGGGGGTCGGCCTCCGGCAGCCAGGTCAAGGAACTGCGATATCAGGGCAACGTGGGCCAGGTGACGCTGCCCGAACTCGCCGCCGACCTGGGCTATCTCGGCGACGTGAAACTCAAGTGGATCGGCAACACGATCAGCGGCCCGCAGGACATCCAGGCCGCCACCACCGGCGACGTCGACTTCGGCGGCGCCTTCAACGGCGCCATCGTGAAACTGGCCGCGAACGGCGCGCCGATCACCGCGGTGATCGGCTACTACGGCGTCGACAAGGACACCTACACCGGCTACTACGTGCTCGACGGCAGCCCGATCAAGACCGCCCGCGACCTGATCGGCAAGAAGATCGGCGTCAACACCCTCGGGGCGCACCACGAAGCGGTGATCAAGACCTATCTCGCCAAGAACAACCTGACCGACGCCGAGATCAAGCAGGTCGAGCTGATCGTGGTGCCGCCGGTCAACACCGAGCAGTCGGTGCGGCAGAGCCAGATCGACGCCGGTGCGCTCGGTGGCGTGCTGCGCGACAAGGCGCTCACCCGCGGCGGCATCCACCCGCTGTTCACCGACTTCGAGCTGCTCGGCAAATTCACCGCGGGCAGCTACATCTTCCGCAACGACTTCCTCAAGAAGAACCCGGACACGGTCAAGACCTTCGTCACGGGCGTGGGCAAGGCCATCGAATGGGCCCGGAGCACCCCCAAGGACCAGGTCATCGCCAAGTTCCAGGAGATCGTCGGCAAGCGCGGCCGCAACGAGGACAACTCGGCGCTGCAGTTCTTCAAGAGCTACGGCGTGGCCGGCACCGCCGGCGCGATCACCGACACCGAATTCCAGACCTGGATCGACTGGCTGTCCCGCGCCGGTGAGCTGAAGAAGAGCATCAAGCCCGCCGACATCTACACCAACAGGTACAACGGTAACGCGGGCGGTGCCGCATGA
- a CDS encoding GNAT family N-acetyltransferase, with the protein MTAESRDLIWRPLAVSDAAAMADLFNAIDDEDHVWGQYTEQDAAEELDSPVDDLPTSTLAVFDGATMLGFSAVHYKPAAQVVHRVHAAGAVRPTHRRQGLGTRLMQHGLATAKALHARHHPTLQLVVESVYGEHVHGAVALYRAAGMTSTKWSRHMRHPLGTAIPDAPIPDGLHIESYTAETDEEFRTVRNDAAQALGRSPLSAEEWKVWAVNANFRPELSFLLRDVETGTAAGIVLIVSWEAETAATGVRDAYFRVIATRPAYEERGVAEALISHTLRAAQDQGYGRASLRGDADSSSKEFTMYERAGFITQDTQVHYCIEL; encoded by the coding sequence ATGACTGCCGAATCCCGGGACCTCATCTGGCGCCCGCTGGCCGTGTCCGACGCCGCGGCGATGGCCGACCTCTTCAACGCGATCGACGACGAGGATCACGTCTGGGGGCAGTACACCGAGCAGGACGCGGCCGAGGAACTGGACTCACCGGTCGACGACCTCCCGACGTCCACGCTGGCGGTGTTCGACGGCGCGACGATGCTCGGCTTCTCCGCGGTCCACTACAAACCGGCAGCCCAGGTCGTCCACCGGGTACACGCGGCCGGCGCCGTCCGACCCACCCATCGCCGTCAGGGCCTCGGGACGAGGCTCATGCAGCACGGACTGGCGACCGCCAAGGCGCTGCACGCACGGCATCACCCCACGCTCCAGCTGGTCGTCGAATCCGTCTACGGCGAGCACGTGCACGGGGCCGTCGCCCTGTACCGCGCGGCGGGCATGACGTCGACGAAGTGGAGCCGGCACATGAGGCATCCGCTCGGCACCGCCATTCCGGACGCCCCCATCCCCGACGGTCTGCACATCGAGAGCTACACGGCGGAGACCGACGAGGAGTTCCGCACGGTCCGCAACGACGCCGCTCAGGCCTTGGGCCGGTCGCCGCTCAGCGCCGAGGAGTGGAAGGTCTGGGCCGTGAACGCGAACTTCCGGCCCGAGTTGAGCTTCCTGCTCCGTGACGTCGAAACCGGGACGGCGGCCGGGATCGTCCTGATCGTCTCGTGGGAGGCGGAAACGGCGGCGACCGGCGTCCGCGACGCGTATTTCCGGGTCATCGCCACGCGGCCCGCGTACGAGGAGCGCGGCGTGGCCGAAGCCCTGATCTCCCACACGCTCCGGGCCGCACAGGACCAGGGCTACGGACGGGCCAGCCTCAGGGGCGACGCGGACAGTTCGAGCAAAGAGTTCACGATGTACGAGAGGGCCGGCTTCATCACCCAGGACACTCAGGTGCACTACTGCATCGAACTCTGA